A window from Henckelia pumila isolate YLH828 unplaced genomic scaffold, ASM3356847v2 CTG_466, whole genome shotgun sequence encodes these proteins:
- the LOC140872653 gene encoding uncharacterized protein: MDDQEKEKMWKKIRMLRQLGSKGSTLKRESPFFLVILEEELPASFKKPSVGEYDGSTNPGEHMRRFENDALLHQYSDDIKCLVFLRTLEMFAQNWFNMLNPVFIKFFEDFSVVYMNQFSSSKKYQNEYLSLFVMKQLDQETLREFIQRFNGVALEVPTSNPDILISAFTQGLKGGEFFKSLVKKLPSSYDDLLARAEKYVNLEDAQRYRRTEKRKRGSNVEEKDKNSSKRQSGVSITPEAISGSSLDKSKNGEAKKREGGSGSFSRIDQRRRRTDETNNPTRGMIHMISGGATDSDSGRARKAHGRRMENFEISKELNPPQDPIISFGPEDLCGVVVPHNDALMGTSVNMLFKGTLDQMKIEGFELKLISTPLYGFTGHAIQPLGHIDLPVTMGNDPRRVTKMVSFTVVDAPLSYNGILGRQAMKDFIVVASTYKEKLEFCVGIRRWHTDVMREWYAKKEKKYTVGG; encoded by the exons ATGGATGATCAAGAGAAGGAGAAAATGTGGAAGAAGATAAGGATGTTGAGGCAACTTGGAAGCAAGGGTTCAACTCTTAAGAGGGAAAGTCCATTTTTCCTCGTTATTTTGGAGGAAGAACTTCCAGCTAGTTTCAAGAAGCCAAGCGTGGGAGAATATGATGGAAGCACGAACCCGGGCGAACATATGAGACGATTTGAGAATGACGCCTTATTGCATCAATACTCCGACGACATAAAGTGTCTTGTATTCTTGAGAACGTTAGAAATGTTCGCTCAGAATTGGTTCAACATGTTGAATCCCGTTTTCATAAAGTTTTTTGAGGATTTCAGTGTGGTTTATATGAATCAGTTTTCTAGTAGCAAGAAGTACCAAAACGAATACTTGAGTTTGTTTGTGATGAAGCAACTAGACCAAGAAACTTTGAGAGAGTTTATCCAACGCTTTAATGGTGTGGCTTTGGAAGTGCCGACTTCTAATCCCGATATACTGATAAGTGCCTTTACCCAAGGGTTGAAAGGAGGTGAATTCTTCAAATCTCTGGTTAAGAAGCTTCCATCAAGCTATGATGATCTTTTGGCACGAGCGGAGAAGTACGTGAATTTAGAGGACGCTCAAAGATACAGGAGGACTGAGAAAAGGAAAAGGGGTAGTAATGTGGAAGAG AAGGACAAGAACTCCTCCAAGAGGCAATCAGGAGTTTCGATCACCCCCGAGGCGATTTCAGGGTCCTCTTTGGATAAATCCAAGAATGGAGAAGCCAAGAAGAGAGAGGGAGGGTCAGGGTCCTTCTCAAGGATTGACCAGAGAAGGAGGAGGACGGATGAGACTAATAATCCTACAAGAGGTATGATTCATATGATTTCAGGAGGTGCCACCGACAGTGATTCTGGGCGGGCACGCAAAGCACATGGAAGGAGGATGGAGAACTTTGAAATATCTAAGGAATTGAATCCACCACAAGATCCCATCATCAGTTTTGGACCCGAAGACCTTTGTGGTGTTGTGGTTCCACATAATGATGCTTTGATG GGGACTTCGGTAAATATGTTGTTCAAAGGGACGTTGGATCAAATGAAAATAGAAGGATTCGAATTGAAGCTTATTTCAACACCTTTGTATGGATTCACGGGTCATGCTATTCAACCGTTGGGCCATATTGACCTCCCAGTTACCATGGGAAACGATCCTAGACGGGTTACGAAGATGGTAAGCTTCACGGTGGTTGATGCTCCTTTGTCATACAATGGGATTTTGGGTCGGCAAGCTATGAAGGATTTCATAGTTGTAGCTTCCACGTATAAAGAGAAGTTGGAATTTTGTGTGGGGATCAGAAGGTGGCACACCGATGTTATGAGGGAGTGGTATGcgaagaaggaaaaaaaatacaCGGTTGGAGGTTAG